TATCTAATGGTTTATCATAATCAACAATAATCAATCTTACCATCGCAGTAATTCCAATGTACATAAAGTATCGGAGAGGAAAGTGATAGTTCTCTTTAAAGTATTTGACAATCATTGCAATAAACTCAAAATATAGGAAAAATACGAGAATCCCAGATACGAAAACTTTATAATCGTTTGTACCATCAGTCAACAATACGTTTGCAAAAACAAACAGTTCTTTTACTAGCAGGGAGCATAGAATAACAGCTAAAATAACCAATGAAACATTTAAAACTACTTGAAAAAACTTTGGAGCCATTTTTAATACATAATAAAAACCTTTTTTCAACTTTTATCCGTCCTTTTCTTTGTCTTATAATAACATTCGGTTGTAATGCCTTAGTTAGGAGATTTCCCCTTTTTTTCTGGGCTGTTTTCAATGTTAGACTTTTCTACTTTTAAAGTATTTTTCTCTGAATCTACTTCAGTCTTATCCTTCTTTATAACCTGCATTTCTTTCTTGTCAGCTTGTTGTTCCTTTTTCTCTTTAGCTTTTTCACTCTTTTTAATTTCCTTAGTTACTTTCTCTGTTTTAGGTTTGTTAACTTCAACAGGCTTCTTTTCTTCTTTTTTCGCTTCAGTCAATTTATCTTGTCTATTAGACTCTACTTTGTCCGGCTTATTAACTTGTTGATCTTCCCTTTTAATTTGGCTATTAGTAATATCATTTTTAGCCTTTTCAATCTTTGTTGAACTATTTTTATTTGCTTTTTCTATTTCAACACTTTTCTTTTTTTCACTATCTATTTGTTCCTTCTTAATATCCTCATTAACTTTAGTAATAGAATTATCGCTTAGCTCTTCGGGCTGTACTTCTATTCCTTGTATCTCTTGGTTATATAACTGTAACTTATTTATTGATAGATTCGCTTCTCTAGCATCTTCCACTAGTTCTTTACTGCCATTTTTAACTTGAACAGTCGCAGTTGTTGCATTCGTAATTAAAGATTGATCAATAGTTTCTTTTACTTTATTGATATCCACGTCATTTTTTTCCGTTAAAGAAACAACTGTTACATCTACCTGGGCGTTTTCACTTTTCAAGTAATCTCCTTTTACAGCAGCAGTAATTATTTCTTCTAAAACAATGTCAATCTGCTTATATTTGTATGCAATGGAATCCATAACAAGTTGTCCATCCTCATTTAGGGAATTCACCTTTGTTACATTAAGGTCAGCATCTGTGTAAATTTCAATACTTGGATTGATATCTATAGCAAAAAGATACGATTCATCTTTTGTCATAAATGTACTTATATAATAACTCATAACTGTTAAAAACAATATAGCTACAAGGGATAAATATTTCTTGATAATCTCGCCTTTTGGGAACTGCTTCTCACTAATAGTATATGAATCTCCTAGTTGTGGAAATTCATTCTTTGAACGCGGCATGTTTTTAAAGTTACCATCCTTACACAAGATTGTAATATAGTGTGCAGTGACTTTTATAACGACTCCATTAAACCGGTTTGACCTCATGATTTCCCCTCATTTCCGAATGTTACTTGTATATAGGCAGATAGTTGTCGCCATTCTGGATGCAGTCGTACAACAACCAAAGCCACGATATACTTCCTATGTCTCTCAACCGTTTTTAATCGATGACCAGACACTTCTATAAATCTAGTAACAGGAAAACGTTTTTTTTTTAAAAAGAAATCTACTAACTCTGGATTTTGAATAAAATCATTCGCAATTGTAATCAAGTTTGCTTTCGTTTTCCGATGTGTAGGGGAACATGCTTCCAATTCTTCAAATTCAATGTTGAATTGTTTTAAGATTTCGCTTAATTCCAGAATTTCTTCCACTAATTCTCTTTGTTGAAGATGTTGGTGATACGTATCCATAGAATGATCAACATCATAAACAGTTACTGAATCCTCACTATTAATTGATTCTACTTCTAATGGTATATGTTTTAGCTTAGTTTCTCGACGAAAGTAGTCTATTAACTCTCGTTTAATAAGTAAATATACATAATTTAGAAAGCTTTTATTAGCGCAACTATCATATGTGTCAATTGCGCGATCAAATGCTAGTAATCCTAGACTAGACTCTTCATCACTCCACGTGATAAATCTTTTACAAACATGTCCAACTGTATTGATAATATAGGGTTTATGATGATTAATTAATTTCTCTCTAGCAATGTCATCACCATTTGATGCAGCTTTTATATAGTGATTCACTTCAGTTTCATGCACCCTATTCACCCCTCAATCATCAGTCATTTGAACTCTAAGCATACGATTTTTTTATGTATAGGTAAATAACCAAAACTTGTCTATTCATATATTTGAATCTATCATCTAAATCTTCTTACTTATAAGAACAATATAATAGACTTAAGGAGCCCTAAAATAGGGCTCCTTCATTTTACCTTTAGTCTTCTTTGTTTTGTTTTCCTTTTGCTGCCTCTTTAGCTTTATCAGCTTGTTCTTTCTTCTCTTCTTTCAATTTCTCTTTCGCTTCTTTTGCCTCTTCTCTCGCTTGCTCTGCTGCTTCTTTTGCGGCTTCTCTCGCTTGTTCTGCTGCTTCTTTTTCTAATACTTTTAGTCTTTCTTTCTCTTTTTTAGCTTCTTCTTTTGCTTGTTGTTTCGCTTCTTTCTCTAACTCTTTTAATCTTGCTTTTTCTTCTTTAGCTGCCTGTTTCTCAGCCTCTGCAACTTCAGTAGCTACTTTGGACAATTCGTTTGTTTCTTCTTTTCTTTCGTTTTCTACCTCATCTTCAACCACTTCTTCTGTGTTCTCTGATGTTGTTTCCTCTATTAATTCATTTTCAGTCTCTTCTATCGTTTCAACTATCGTGTCGTTTGCCTCATCTTGTGTTGTTTCATCAGAAACTACTTCTATTTCTGTTTCATCCACAACCGCTTTATCTTCAACCGTCAATTCATCATATGTGACGTTAAAATCTAGTTTCTTTATATCAAGGTTTGCTAATGAAGTAGATAGTTTCGAGATTGCCTCTTCATCACCAGACGCATTCGCTTCTTCTAGCAATTGCTCCATTTCTTTTTCTTTTTTAGCCATTACCTTTTTCATGATTTGAGAAGGGTGGATATTCAACTCTTTCGCTATTTCACCAAATCCTTTACCTTCTTGTAATAAAGCAATAATTTCTTCCTCTGTTTTACCGCTCTCTTCTGCTAAAGTGACCACTTTAACAATTTGACCAAACCCAAGCTCTTGAGCACGTAATTCCGCAACCTTTTCGGGATCAAGGTCTTTTACAACATTTGCTACTAAATAAGCTTCTTGTTGCCTTTCTTCAAATTCTACTAACTTTTCTTCTTCTATAGTTTCTGTTACTTCCTCTGTTACCGTTGTGGAGTCTTCCAATTCAGTTGCTAATGTTTCTTTGATATCCTCTTCAACTTGTTCATTGGATACAACTTCTGCAACCTCTTCTTGTGCCTTTTCTAATGCAACTAAATATTCCTCAATTAATTCACTCATATATTCTTCTTGCTCTTCATCAACCATTTGTTCTGATTCTGATAAACGTTCTGCTACTATTTGAAGTAAAAGCTCCGATTCCTTTTCTGAATCAGTTGTAAGTAGTAATTGCAAATTTTCTACTGCTTTATCTAAAAAGTAAAAGAAGTTATCTGGTGTTAAACCTGTATCTTCTATTACATCCTCATTGTTCAAGTCCTCAATTTCATTTAATTGACTCGTATCAACTTCTGCATATACAGAATTGCTAGTAAATAATACGCCGAC
The nucleotide sequence above comes from Paraliobacillus zengyii. Encoded proteins:
- the psiE gene encoding phosphate-starvation-inducible protein PsiE, translated to MKKGFYYVLKMAPKFFQVVLNVSLVILAVILCSLLVKELFVFANVLLTDGTNDYKVFVSGILVFFLYFEFIAMIVKYFKENYHFPLRYFMYIGITAMVRLIIVDYDKPLDTLIYALVVLVLVIANFIMHMTPRERPTTTKLSKKISKE
- a CDS encoding anti-sigma-I factor RsgI family protein, whose product is MTKDESYLFAIDINPSIEIYTDADLNVTKVNSLNEDGQLVMDSIAYKYKQIDIVLEEIITAAVKGDYLKSENAQVDVTVVSLTEKNDVDINKVKETIDQSLITNATTATVQVKNGSKELVEDAREANLSINKLQLYNQEIQGIEVQPEELSDNSITKVNEDIKKEQIDSEKKKSVEIEKANKNSSTKIEKAKNDITNSQIKREDQQVNKPDKVESNRQDKLTEAKKEEKKPVEVNKPKTEKVTKEIKKSEKAKEKKEQQADKKEMQVIKKDKTEVDSEKNTLKVEKSNIENSPEKKGKSPN
- a CDS encoding sigma factor, with translation MHETEVNHYIKAASNGDDIAREKLINHHKPYIINTVGHVCKRFITWSDEESSLGLLAFDRAIDTYDSCANKSFLNYVYLLIKRELIDYFRRETKLKHIPLEVESINSEDSVTVYDVDHSMDTYHQHLQQRELVEEILELSEILKQFNIEFEELEACSPTHRKTKANLITIANDFIQNPELVDFFLKKKRFPVTRFIEVSGHRLKTVERHRKYIVALVVVRLHPEWRQLSAYIQVTFGNEGKS
- a CDS encoding DUF5667 domain-containing protein, which encodes MKIKDICATGFLIVGVLFTSNSVYAEVDTSQLNEIEDLNNEDVIEDTGLTPDNFFYFLDKAVENLQLLLTTDSEKESELLLQIVAERLSESEQMVDEEQEEYMSELIEEYLVALEKAQEEVAEVVSNEQVEEDIKETLATELEDSTTVTEEVTETIEEEKLVEFEERQQEAYLVANVVKDLDPEKVAELRAQELGFGQIVKVVTLAEESGKTEEEIIALLQEGKGFGEIAKELNIHPSQIMKKVMAKKEKEMEQLLEEANASGDEEAISKLSTSLANLDIKKLDFNVTYDELTVEDKAVVDETEIEVVSDETTQDEANDTIVETIEETENELIEETTSENTEEVVEDEVENERKEETNELSKVATEVAEAEKQAAKEEKARLKELEKEAKQQAKEEAKKEKERLKVLEKEAAEQAREAAKEAAEQAREEAKEAKEKLKEEKKEQADKAKEAAKGKQNKED